The Ananas comosus cultivar F153 linkage group 2, ASM154086v1, whole genome shotgun sequence genome contains a region encoding:
- the LOC109704181 gene encoding uncharacterized protein LOC109704181 isoform X2, whose amino-acid sequence MADPLRTGPIERDIEQAITALKKGAHLLKYGRRGKPKFCPFRLSNDESVLIWYSGKDEKQLRLNQVSKIIPGQRTICKDKDEAEVWFVGLKALISRANCRNWRIESKSDRSSSDSSSTVTRKNSPPTAPFGGADSLNKDSEGIHAQYETHPISTFGRVFSDVILYTTTSKGSLNSDAVSNSINSLSSGGADISNVHGSAVDNIRVSLSSAVSSSSHGSGHEDFDALGDVFIWGEGVGDGLLGGGLHRVGSPTSKIDVPLPKALESTVVLDVHNIACGTQHAVLVTKQGEVFSWGEESGGRLGHGMDSDVSQPKLIDALSGMNIEFVACGEYHTCAVTLSGDLYTWGDGVHSGFLGHGNETSYWIPKKVCGQLEGLHVSSVSCGPWHTAVVTSAGQLFTFGDGTFGALGHGDRRSMNIPREVEALKGLRTVRAACGVWHSAAIVEINDKSDSGAPSGKLFTWGDGDKGRLGHGDREPRLVPACVAALSEPSFCQVACGHDVTMVLSTSGHVYMMGSNVFGQLGNPEVDGKRPTCVQGNISNSFVEEIACGAYHSAVLTSKTEVYTWGKGANGRLGHGDNDDRNTPTLVEALKDKQVRSVVCGSNFTAVICLHKWVSGADQSVCSGCRLPFGFRRKRHNCYNCGLVFCKACSSRKSVKASLAPNVHKPYRVCDECYTKLKKIIGDGIAPRIPKLQNGSTNQLPSEQAEKDVLDPRVQGQFSRLSSVDSFKGENRQLRQNNSRITPILNQWRNFNSTNSSNIQYASSKKIFSASVPTSRAGSRSTSPVPFRPSPPLPTNAPTTSGLTSPETYMDDSKQADQDLSQEVARLRLQVEDLTRKSELLEAELSKTSKQLKEATAIAGEEAAKCKAAKEVIKSLTAQLKGMADKVPDRLMIGNNVSIHASDPFGHHSCENNISSVPELPDSNGESGNHLPCNGNRISTEGERVEQIEPGVYITVASSPGGDKYLKRVRFSRRMFSEHQAENWWAQNKLRLQEKYTILTAESPKTDPATV is encoded by the exons ATGGCTGATCCTTTGAGGACTGGTCCCATTGAGAGGGACATAGAGCAG GCCATTACAGCCTTGAAGAAAGGGGCACATCTGCTGAAGTATGGACGCAGAGGAAAGCCAAAATTTTGTCCATTTAGGCTCTCTAAT GACGAGTCTGTATTGATCTGGTATTCTGGAAAAGATGAGAAACAGCTAAGACTCAACCAGGTTTCAAAAATAATACCTGGACAGCGTACT ATATGCAAAGACAAGGATGAAGCTGAAGTCTGGTTTGTTGGTTTGAAGGCTTTAATTTCACGTGCAAATTGTCGAAACTGGAGAATAGAATCAAAAAGTGACAGAAGTTCATCTGATAGTTCAAGCACAGTTACTCGGAAAAATTCTCCACCGACCGCACCCTTTGGTGGTGCTGATTCCTTGAACAAG GATTCTGAGGGTATACATGCTCAATATGAAACACATCCTATCAGTACATTTGGAAGGGTATTCTCCGATGTGATACTATACACTACAACATCCAAAGGCTCCCTTAATTCTGATGCTGTGAGTAATTCCATCAACTCACTCTCATCTGGAGGTGCTGATATTTCAAACGTGCATGGGTCTGCAGTTGATAATATTAGGGTTAGCTTATCTAGTGCTGTAAGCTCCTCAAGCCATGGATCAGGTCACGAAGATTTTGACGCATTAGGTGATGTTTTCATTTGGGGTGAAGGGGTAGGTGATGGCTTACTAGGTGGCGGTTTACATAGAGTGGGAAGTCCAACCTCCAAGATCGACGTTCCTTTGCCAAAAGCACTGGAATCAACTGTAGTGCTGGATGTCCACAATATAGCTTGTGGGACTCAGCATGCTGTTTTAGTTACAAAACAAGGGGAGGTCTTCAGCTGGGGCGAAGAGTCTGGCGGCCGGCTAGGGCATGGAATGGATTCTGATGTGTCCCAACCTAAGCTCATCGATGCTTTGAGTGGAATGAACATTGAATTTGTGGCGTGTGGAGAGTACCATACTTGTGCTGTGACTCTATCTGGTGATCTCTACACTTGGGGTGATGGTGTGCACTCTGGCTTTCTTGGCCATGGAAATGAGACTAGCTACTGGATTCCTAAAAAGGTATGTGGCCAACTTGAAGGTTTGCATGTCTCATCTGTATCTTGTGGCCCCTGGCATACAGCTGTAGTTACATCAGCAGGTCAGCTATTCACATTTGGCGATGGCACATTTGGTGCTTTGGGTCACGGAGATCGGAGGAGCATGAACATACCAAGAGAGGTCGAAGCTTTGAAGGGATTGCGAACGGTGCGAGCAGCTTGTGGTGTTTGGCACTCTGCTGCTATTGTGGAAATTAATGATAAATCTGATTCTGGTGCTCCATCAGGCAAACTATTTACATGGGGTGATGGGGATAAAGGTCGACTTGGTCATGGTGATAGAGAGCCTAGATTAGTTCCAGCTTGTGTGGCAGCACTTTCTGAGCCGAGCTTTTGCCAGGTAGCTTGTGGGCATGATGTAACTATGGTTTTGTCAACTTCTGGGCATGTATATATGATGGGTAGCAATGTCTTTGGGCAGCTTGGAAATCCAGAGGTCGATGGGAAACGTCCCACTTGTGTTCAAGGAAATATTTCCAACAGTTTTGTGGAGGAAATTGCATGTGGGGCTTatcattctgcagttttgactTCTAAAACTGAAGTCTATACATGGGGTAAGGGGGCGAATGGTCGGTTAGGGCATGGCGACAATGATGACCGAAATACCCCAACACTTGTTGAAGCTTTGAAAGATAAGCAGGTAAGGAGTGTTGTGTGTGGATCAAACTTCACTGCAGTTATCTGTCTTCACAAGTGGGTATCTGGGGCTGATCAATCCGTGTGCTCTGGTTGTCGCCTCCCATTTGGTTTTAGAAGAAAGCGCCATAACTGTTATAACTGTGGTTTAGTCTTTTGCAAAGCATGCAGCAGTAGGAAGTCAGTAAAAGCTTCTCTGGCACCAAATGTACATAAACCATATCGTGTTTGTGACGAATGCTATACAAAGCTTAAGAAGATCATTGGGGACGGAATAGCTCCTCGAATCCCAAAGCTTCAAAATGGAAGCACGAATCAACTGCCAAGTGAACAGGCTGAGAAAGATGTTTTAGATCCAAGAGTGCAGGGACAATTCTCTAGGCTGTCTTCAGTCGATTCCTTTAAAGGTGAAAACAGGCAACTAAGGCAGAATAACAGTCGAATTACCCCAATCTTAAATCAATGGAGAAATTTTAACTCAACAAACTCTTCGAACATTCAATACGCATCTTCTAAGAAGATATTCTCTGCTTCTGTTCCAACCTCAAGAGCAGGTTCTCGTTCAACATCACCGGTGCCATTTAGGCCAAGCCCACCTCTTCCAACAAATGCGCCTACTACAAGCGGTCTCACCTCTCCTGAAACTTACATGGATGACTCAAAGCAAGCAGATCAGGATCTAAGCCAAGAAGTTGCTAGATTACGATTACAG GTGGAGGATCTAACACGTAAATCTGAGCTTCTTGAAGCAGAGCTGTCTAAAACTTCAAAACAGTTGAAGGAGGCTACAGCAATAGCAGGTGAAGAAGCTGCGAAGTGCAAGGCTGCTAAGGAAGTAATCAAGTCTCTTACTGCACAG CTGAAAGGTATGGCCGATAAAGTACCCGACAGGCTCATGATCGGCAATAATGTTTCTATTCATGCATCTGATCCCTTCGGACATCATTCCTGTGAGAACAACATTTCGTCTGTACCTGAGTTACCCGATTCAAATGGTGAGTCAGGTAATCATTTGCCTTGCAATGGGAACAGGATTTCAACAGAGGGTGAACGGGTCGAACAGATTGAACCAGGAGTTTACATCACCGTAGCCTCCTCACCTGGAGGTGATAAGTATCTCAAGCGAGTTCGCTTTAG TCGGAGAATGTTCAGTGAACATCAAGCAGAAAATTGGTGGGCCCAAAACAAATTGAGGCTTCAGGAGAAGTACACTATCCTGACTGCAGAAAGCCCCAAAACTGACCCGGCAACTGTCTGA
- the LOC109704181 gene encoding uncharacterized protein LOC109704181 isoform X1: MADPLRTGPIERDIEQAITALKKGAHLLKYGRRGKPKFCPFRLSNDESVLIWYSGKDEKQLRLNQVSKIIPGQRTAIFQRYPRPDKEYQSFSLIYSDRSLDLICKDKDEAEVWFVGLKALISRANCRNWRIESKSDRSSSDSSSTVTRKNSPPTAPFGGADSLNKDSEGIHAQYETHPISTFGRVFSDVILYTTTSKGSLNSDAVSNSINSLSSGGADISNVHGSAVDNIRVSLSSAVSSSSHGSGHEDFDALGDVFIWGEGVGDGLLGGGLHRVGSPTSKIDVPLPKALESTVVLDVHNIACGTQHAVLVTKQGEVFSWGEESGGRLGHGMDSDVSQPKLIDALSGMNIEFVACGEYHTCAVTLSGDLYTWGDGVHSGFLGHGNETSYWIPKKVCGQLEGLHVSSVSCGPWHTAVVTSAGQLFTFGDGTFGALGHGDRRSMNIPREVEALKGLRTVRAACGVWHSAAIVEINDKSDSGAPSGKLFTWGDGDKGRLGHGDREPRLVPACVAALSEPSFCQVACGHDVTMVLSTSGHVYMMGSNVFGQLGNPEVDGKRPTCVQGNISNSFVEEIACGAYHSAVLTSKTEVYTWGKGANGRLGHGDNDDRNTPTLVEALKDKQVRSVVCGSNFTAVICLHKWVSGADQSVCSGCRLPFGFRRKRHNCYNCGLVFCKACSSRKSVKASLAPNVHKPYRVCDECYTKLKKIIGDGIAPRIPKLQNGSTNQLPSEQAEKDVLDPRVQGQFSRLSSVDSFKGENRQLRQNNSRITPILNQWRNFNSTNSSNIQYASSKKIFSASVPTSRAGSRSTSPVPFRPSPPLPTNAPTTSGLTSPETYMDDSKQADQDLSQEVARLRLQVEDLTRKSELLEAELSKTSKQLKEATAIAGEEAAKCKAAKEVIKSLTAQLKGMADKVPDRLMIGNNVSIHASDPFGHHSCENNISSVPELPDSNGESGNHLPCNGNRISTEGERVEQIEPGVYITVASSPGGDKYLKRVRFSRRMFSEHQAENWWAQNKLRLQEKYTILTAESPKTDPATV, encoded by the exons ATGGCTGATCCTTTGAGGACTGGTCCCATTGAGAGGGACATAGAGCAG GCCATTACAGCCTTGAAGAAAGGGGCACATCTGCTGAAGTATGGACGCAGAGGAAAGCCAAAATTTTGTCCATTTAGGCTCTCTAAT GACGAGTCTGTATTGATCTGGTATTCTGGAAAAGATGAGAAACAGCTAAGACTCAACCAGGTTTCAAAAATAATACCTGGACAGCGTACT GCAATATTTCAGCGCTATCCACGGCCTGACAAAGAATACCAGTCATTTTCTCTTATATACAGTGACAGATCATTAGATCTG ATATGCAAAGACAAGGATGAAGCTGAAGTCTGGTTTGTTGGTTTGAAGGCTTTAATTTCACGTGCAAATTGTCGAAACTGGAGAATAGAATCAAAAAGTGACAGAAGTTCATCTGATAGTTCAAGCACAGTTACTCGGAAAAATTCTCCACCGACCGCACCCTTTGGTGGTGCTGATTCCTTGAACAAG GATTCTGAGGGTATACATGCTCAATATGAAACACATCCTATCAGTACATTTGGAAGGGTATTCTCCGATGTGATACTATACACTACAACATCCAAAGGCTCCCTTAATTCTGATGCTGTGAGTAATTCCATCAACTCACTCTCATCTGGAGGTGCTGATATTTCAAACGTGCATGGGTCTGCAGTTGATAATATTAGGGTTAGCTTATCTAGTGCTGTAAGCTCCTCAAGCCATGGATCAGGTCACGAAGATTTTGACGCATTAGGTGATGTTTTCATTTGGGGTGAAGGGGTAGGTGATGGCTTACTAGGTGGCGGTTTACATAGAGTGGGAAGTCCAACCTCCAAGATCGACGTTCCTTTGCCAAAAGCACTGGAATCAACTGTAGTGCTGGATGTCCACAATATAGCTTGTGGGACTCAGCATGCTGTTTTAGTTACAAAACAAGGGGAGGTCTTCAGCTGGGGCGAAGAGTCTGGCGGCCGGCTAGGGCATGGAATGGATTCTGATGTGTCCCAACCTAAGCTCATCGATGCTTTGAGTGGAATGAACATTGAATTTGTGGCGTGTGGAGAGTACCATACTTGTGCTGTGACTCTATCTGGTGATCTCTACACTTGGGGTGATGGTGTGCACTCTGGCTTTCTTGGCCATGGAAATGAGACTAGCTACTGGATTCCTAAAAAGGTATGTGGCCAACTTGAAGGTTTGCATGTCTCATCTGTATCTTGTGGCCCCTGGCATACAGCTGTAGTTACATCAGCAGGTCAGCTATTCACATTTGGCGATGGCACATTTGGTGCTTTGGGTCACGGAGATCGGAGGAGCATGAACATACCAAGAGAGGTCGAAGCTTTGAAGGGATTGCGAACGGTGCGAGCAGCTTGTGGTGTTTGGCACTCTGCTGCTATTGTGGAAATTAATGATAAATCTGATTCTGGTGCTCCATCAGGCAAACTATTTACATGGGGTGATGGGGATAAAGGTCGACTTGGTCATGGTGATAGAGAGCCTAGATTAGTTCCAGCTTGTGTGGCAGCACTTTCTGAGCCGAGCTTTTGCCAGGTAGCTTGTGGGCATGATGTAACTATGGTTTTGTCAACTTCTGGGCATGTATATATGATGGGTAGCAATGTCTTTGGGCAGCTTGGAAATCCAGAGGTCGATGGGAAACGTCCCACTTGTGTTCAAGGAAATATTTCCAACAGTTTTGTGGAGGAAATTGCATGTGGGGCTTatcattctgcagttttgactTCTAAAACTGAAGTCTATACATGGGGTAAGGGGGCGAATGGTCGGTTAGGGCATGGCGACAATGATGACCGAAATACCCCAACACTTGTTGAAGCTTTGAAAGATAAGCAGGTAAGGAGTGTTGTGTGTGGATCAAACTTCACTGCAGTTATCTGTCTTCACAAGTGGGTATCTGGGGCTGATCAATCCGTGTGCTCTGGTTGTCGCCTCCCATTTGGTTTTAGAAGAAAGCGCCATAACTGTTATAACTGTGGTTTAGTCTTTTGCAAAGCATGCAGCAGTAGGAAGTCAGTAAAAGCTTCTCTGGCACCAAATGTACATAAACCATATCGTGTTTGTGACGAATGCTATACAAAGCTTAAGAAGATCATTGGGGACGGAATAGCTCCTCGAATCCCAAAGCTTCAAAATGGAAGCACGAATCAACTGCCAAGTGAACAGGCTGAGAAAGATGTTTTAGATCCAAGAGTGCAGGGACAATTCTCTAGGCTGTCTTCAGTCGATTCCTTTAAAGGTGAAAACAGGCAACTAAGGCAGAATAACAGTCGAATTACCCCAATCTTAAATCAATGGAGAAATTTTAACTCAACAAACTCTTCGAACATTCAATACGCATCTTCTAAGAAGATATTCTCTGCTTCTGTTCCAACCTCAAGAGCAGGTTCTCGTTCAACATCACCGGTGCCATTTAGGCCAAGCCCACCTCTTCCAACAAATGCGCCTACTACAAGCGGTCTCACCTCTCCTGAAACTTACATGGATGACTCAAAGCAAGCAGATCAGGATCTAAGCCAAGAAGTTGCTAGATTACGATTACAG GTGGAGGATCTAACACGTAAATCTGAGCTTCTTGAAGCAGAGCTGTCTAAAACTTCAAAACAGTTGAAGGAGGCTACAGCAATAGCAGGTGAAGAAGCTGCGAAGTGCAAGGCTGCTAAGGAAGTAATCAAGTCTCTTACTGCACAG CTGAAAGGTATGGCCGATAAAGTACCCGACAGGCTCATGATCGGCAATAATGTTTCTATTCATGCATCTGATCCCTTCGGACATCATTCCTGTGAGAACAACATTTCGTCTGTACCTGAGTTACCCGATTCAAATGGTGAGTCAGGTAATCATTTGCCTTGCAATGGGAACAGGATTTCAACAGAGGGTGAACGGGTCGAACAGATTGAACCAGGAGTTTACATCACCGTAGCCTCCTCACCTGGAGGTGATAAGTATCTCAAGCGAGTTCGCTTTAG TCGGAGAATGTTCAGTGAACATCAAGCAGAAAATTGGTGGGCCCAAAACAAATTGAGGCTTCAGGAGAAGTACACTATCCTGACTGCAGAAAGCCCCAAAACTGACCCGGCAACTGTCTGA
- the LOC109704181 gene encoding bifunctional serine/threonine-protein kinase/NEDD4-like E3 ubiquitin-protein ligase isoform X3 yields MADPLRTGPIERDIEQAITALKKGAHLLKYGRRGKPKFCPFRLSNDESVLIWYSGKDEKQLRLNQVSKIIPGQRTAIFQRYPRPDKEYQSFSLIYSDRSLDLICKDKDEAEVWFVGLKALISRANCRNWRIESKSDRSSSDSSSTVTRKNSPPTAPFGGADSLNKDSEGIHAQYETHPISTFGRVFSDVILYTTTSKGSLNSDAVSNSINSLSSGGADISNVHGSAVDNIRVSLSSAVSSSSHGSGHEDFDALGDVFIWGEGVGDGLLGGGLHRVGSPTSKIDVPLPKALESTVVLDVHNIACGTQHAVLVTKQGEVFSWGEESGGRLGHGMDSDVSQPKLIDALSGMNIEFVACGEYHTCAVTLSGDLYTWGDGVHSGFLGHGNETSYWIPKKVCGQLEGLHVSSVSCGPWHTAVVTSAGQLFTFGDGTFGALGHGDRRSMNIPREVEALKGLRTVRAACGVWHSAAIVEINDKSDSGAPSGKLFTWGDGDKGRLGHGDREPRLVPACVAALSEPSFCQVACGHDVTMVLSTSGHVYMMGSNVFGQLGNPEVDGKRPTCVQGNISNSFVEEIACGAYHSAVLTSKTEVYTWGKGANGRLGHGDNDDRNTPTLVEALKDKQVRSVVCGSNFTAVICLHKWVSGADQSVCSGCRLPFGFRRKRHNCYNCGLVFCKACSSRKSVKASLAPNVHKPYRVCDECYTKLKKIIGDGIAPRIPKLQNGSTNQLPSEQAEKDVLDPRVQGQFSRLSSVDSFKGENRQLRQNNSRITPILNQWRNFNSTNSSNIQYASSKKIFSASVPTSRAGSRSTSPVPFRPSPPLPTNAPTTSGLTSPETYMDDSKQADQDLSQEVARLRLQVEDLTRKSELLEAELSKTSKQLKEATAIAGEEAAKCKAAKEVIKSLTAQLKGMADKVPDRLMIGNNVSIHASDPFGHHS; encoded by the exons ATGGCTGATCCTTTGAGGACTGGTCCCATTGAGAGGGACATAGAGCAG GCCATTACAGCCTTGAAGAAAGGGGCACATCTGCTGAAGTATGGACGCAGAGGAAAGCCAAAATTTTGTCCATTTAGGCTCTCTAAT GACGAGTCTGTATTGATCTGGTATTCTGGAAAAGATGAGAAACAGCTAAGACTCAACCAGGTTTCAAAAATAATACCTGGACAGCGTACT GCAATATTTCAGCGCTATCCACGGCCTGACAAAGAATACCAGTCATTTTCTCTTATATACAGTGACAGATCATTAGATCTG ATATGCAAAGACAAGGATGAAGCTGAAGTCTGGTTTGTTGGTTTGAAGGCTTTAATTTCACGTGCAAATTGTCGAAACTGGAGAATAGAATCAAAAAGTGACAGAAGTTCATCTGATAGTTCAAGCACAGTTACTCGGAAAAATTCTCCACCGACCGCACCCTTTGGTGGTGCTGATTCCTTGAACAAG GATTCTGAGGGTATACATGCTCAATATGAAACACATCCTATCAGTACATTTGGAAGGGTATTCTCCGATGTGATACTATACACTACAACATCCAAAGGCTCCCTTAATTCTGATGCTGTGAGTAATTCCATCAACTCACTCTCATCTGGAGGTGCTGATATTTCAAACGTGCATGGGTCTGCAGTTGATAATATTAGGGTTAGCTTATCTAGTGCTGTAAGCTCCTCAAGCCATGGATCAGGTCACGAAGATTTTGACGCATTAGGTGATGTTTTCATTTGGGGTGAAGGGGTAGGTGATGGCTTACTAGGTGGCGGTTTACATAGAGTGGGAAGTCCAACCTCCAAGATCGACGTTCCTTTGCCAAAAGCACTGGAATCAACTGTAGTGCTGGATGTCCACAATATAGCTTGTGGGACTCAGCATGCTGTTTTAGTTACAAAACAAGGGGAGGTCTTCAGCTGGGGCGAAGAGTCTGGCGGCCGGCTAGGGCATGGAATGGATTCTGATGTGTCCCAACCTAAGCTCATCGATGCTTTGAGTGGAATGAACATTGAATTTGTGGCGTGTGGAGAGTACCATACTTGTGCTGTGACTCTATCTGGTGATCTCTACACTTGGGGTGATGGTGTGCACTCTGGCTTTCTTGGCCATGGAAATGAGACTAGCTACTGGATTCCTAAAAAGGTATGTGGCCAACTTGAAGGTTTGCATGTCTCATCTGTATCTTGTGGCCCCTGGCATACAGCTGTAGTTACATCAGCAGGTCAGCTATTCACATTTGGCGATGGCACATTTGGTGCTTTGGGTCACGGAGATCGGAGGAGCATGAACATACCAAGAGAGGTCGAAGCTTTGAAGGGATTGCGAACGGTGCGAGCAGCTTGTGGTGTTTGGCACTCTGCTGCTATTGTGGAAATTAATGATAAATCTGATTCTGGTGCTCCATCAGGCAAACTATTTACATGGGGTGATGGGGATAAAGGTCGACTTGGTCATGGTGATAGAGAGCCTAGATTAGTTCCAGCTTGTGTGGCAGCACTTTCTGAGCCGAGCTTTTGCCAGGTAGCTTGTGGGCATGATGTAACTATGGTTTTGTCAACTTCTGGGCATGTATATATGATGGGTAGCAATGTCTTTGGGCAGCTTGGAAATCCAGAGGTCGATGGGAAACGTCCCACTTGTGTTCAAGGAAATATTTCCAACAGTTTTGTGGAGGAAATTGCATGTGGGGCTTatcattctgcagttttgactTCTAAAACTGAAGTCTATACATGGGGTAAGGGGGCGAATGGTCGGTTAGGGCATGGCGACAATGATGACCGAAATACCCCAACACTTGTTGAAGCTTTGAAAGATAAGCAGGTAAGGAGTGTTGTGTGTGGATCAAACTTCACTGCAGTTATCTGTCTTCACAAGTGGGTATCTGGGGCTGATCAATCCGTGTGCTCTGGTTGTCGCCTCCCATTTGGTTTTAGAAGAAAGCGCCATAACTGTTATAACTGTGGTTTAGTCTTTTGCAAAGCATGCAGCAGTAGGAAGTCAGTAAAAGCTTCTCTGGCACCAAATGTACATAAACCATATCGTGTTTGTGACGAATGCTATACAAAGCTTAAGAAGATCATTGGGGACGGAATAGCTCCTCGAATCCCAAAGCTTCAAAATGGAAGCACGAATCAACTGCCAAGTGAACAGGCTGAGAAAGATGTTTTAGATCCAAGAGTGCAGGGACAATTCTCTAGGCTGTCTTCAGTCGATTCCTTTAAAGGTGAAAACAGGCAACTAAGGCAGAATAACAGTCGAATTACCCCAATCTTAAATCAATGGAGAAATTTTAACTCAACAAACTCTTCGAACATTCAATACGCATCTTCTAAGAAGATATTCTCTGCTTCTGTTCCAACCTCAAGAGCAGGTTCTCGTTCAACATCACCGGTGCCATTTAGGCCAAGCCCACCTCTTCCAACAAATGCGCCTACTACAAGCGGTCTCACCTCTCCTGAAACTTACATGGATGACTCAAAGCAAGCAGATCAGGATCTAAGCCAAGAAGTTGCTAGATTACGATTACAG GTGGAGGATCTAACACGTAAATCTGAGCTTCTTGAAGCAGAGCTGTCTAAAACTTCAAAACAGTTGAAGGAGGCTACAGCAATAGCAGGTGAAGAAGCTGCGAAGTGCAAGGCTGCTAAGGAAGTAATCAAGTCTCTTACTGCACAG CTGAAAGGTATGGCCGATAAAGTACCCGACAGGCTCATGATCGGCAATAATGTTTCTATTCATGCATCTGATCCCTTCGGACATCATTCCT GA